From the Saccharobesus litoralis genome, one window contains:
- a CDS encoding DUF2513 domain-containing protein, protein MRIDLDYFGELLTIFLDSTKAHIDFNDIKEAGLEVITESKELSEKFIFHMQLALDNQLIGNSSGQAFVLEDIGITQTLDGAISICIMPIRLTQKGHDFAATLNNKEVIDKLKSEFKDAPFKVIFEGGQKLFQHYMKKKLDTITSEGS, encoded by the coding sequence ATGAGAATTGACTTAGATTACTTTGGGGAACTTCTAACAATTTTTTTGGATTCAACAAAAGCTCATATAGATTTTAATGATATTAAAGAAGCTGGCCTTGAAGTAATAACAGAAAGTAAGGAGCTTTCAGAAAAATTTATATTTCACATGCAATTAGCACTTGATAATCAGTTGATCGGAAATAGTTCAGGACAAGCATTTGTTCTAGAAGATATTGGTATTACACAAACCTTAGACGGTGCAATATCAATTTGCATTATGCCTATACGTTTAACTCAAAAAGGACATGATTTCGCTGCTACATTGAATAATAAAGAAGTTATCGACAAGCTAAAATCTGAATTTAAAGATGCGCCCTTCAAAGTTATCTTTGAAGGGGGACAAAAGTTATTTCAACACTACATGAAAAAGAAACTTGATACGATAACAAGCGAGGGATCGTAA
- a CDS encoding glycoside hydrolase family 2 TIM barrel-domain containing protein — protein sequence MKSLISTALLVSMSLLLGCNQVETNVKREEPNTKKPNTTQSNTLSLNGDWKFHAIYGEGANYMDISERDSDLVIDNTDADIESKGKWKPSTKAARNSHFYGSNYVQHYFTLTNLKGGNKSDDSYFRFLPKFKKSGYYEAFTRYPFASHLTAQYNIKHADGISTKYVSQRVFCNEWNSLGIFKFDHNDKNYVELTAIVSGNVAADAVMFREVSPEKYLTAKQEPSQVYLTHFNDENWHNLKVPGHFGMLNAFSNYTGKAWYRKHINLPSHWQKASDERYYLKFDGVYHLSKVYLNGELLGKNRGGFTPFEFDVTEFLNYSGKNVLAVEADNSAIVGATWNWGGIIRDVTLSKNKDVRIDHQYVHAEPNLATGEADIKLRVRIENNASHARQIKVESSIAGLNINKQGTIAQLTGSITVAANSKQDIHLTAHLKPENVELWHFDNPKLYQMTTHIVDSGHTLHSKQDNFGIRKIELTDSKMLLNGEPVRLAGFNRVSEHRYWGSSEPEALLAQDIDLMKEAGANFMRIMHGTQHKTLFDLADKKGLLLFEEINVRDLDNDEFRANYYPVAKLEKEKGIKLNLAEEEILTLDEPYVKVRPEHGLTITDKNYFLAKYWLKGMIERDINHPSIIGWSVGNELNNHYEYGKAAIEYVKIELDPYRLLTLVSNSGQKPEYTPETDPNTFVDMIMHNMYRWQGKPQDILDTLRKKWPNKPVFISEFGFDPFPSTALDSDKAIFSEWTNHFRYKNEFVIGTAMWTFNDYRSAYAGTTAEENRVWGVITSWREKRRLYPRIKREYAPVKDIELTNIDFTNNSANVRLPIRSERDYPSHSMTGYHLNYQFHDLQGQVVYQNKLPLPTLKPTDKEWQGVITWQPLPTNILDISLSLVTPTQHSRLDKTLSFNPAISPSIKSAIAGKNAIRVLFDPVPNATEYFVQYREKGATKVTPSKTEKTISHYIDIEGLKDNSQYELQLYAINDKGPSQPSKTFEITTAQSWLPPIIWDAFIADNKLVIGYSSDFEDGIYSVRYGSDKHNLDKRFKSNVRGMMTIALNNEKTLFFQIKRQYQGKTSQWSQIVKAQLR from the coding sequence ATGAAGTCACTAATAAGCACAGCGCTTCTCGTTTCTATGTCTTTATTACTTGGATGCAATCAAGTCGAAACTAATGTAAAGCGTGAAGAACCAAATACTAAAAAACCAAATACTACCCAATCAAATACCCTATCTTTAAATGGTGATTGGAAATTCCACGCCATCTATGGTGAAGGCGCTAACTATATGGATATTAGTGAGCGGGACAGTGATTTAGTAATAGATAACACTGATGCTGATATAGAATCAAAAGGTAAGTGGAAGCCTTCTACCAAAGCTGCAAGGAACTCACACTTTTACGGTAGCAACTATGTTCAGCACTACTTTACATTAACGAATTTAAAAGGTGGCAATAAAAGTGATGATTCCTATTTTCGCTTTTTGCCGAAATTTAAAAAGTCAGGTTATTACGAAGCCTTTACTCGCTACCCTTTTGCTTCACATTTAACGGCTCAATACAATATTAAACACGCTGATGGCATATCAACAAAATATGTTAGCCAACGTGTTTTTTGTAATGAGTGGAATAGCTTGGGTATTTTCAAATTTGACCACAATGACAAAAACTATGTTGAATTAACAGCCATTGTTAGCGGCAATGTTGCGGCAGATGCGGTTATGTTTAGAGAAGTATCACCTGAAAAATATTTAACCGCTAAACAAGAACCCAGTCAGGTTTATTTAACACATTTTAATGACGAAAATTGGCATAACCTAAAAGTGCCAGGACACTTTGGTATGTTAAATGCTTTTTCTAACTACACAGGAAAAGCTTGGTATCGTAAACATATTAACCTACCGTCACATTGGCAAAAAGCCAGTGATGAGCGTTATTATCTTAAATTTGACGGTGTATATCACTTATCAAAGGTGTATTTAAATGGCGAATTACTTGGTAAAAATCGCGGTGGTTTTACACCATTCGAATTTGATGTCACAGAATTTTTAAATTACTCAGGTAAAAACGTGCTTGCCGTTGAGGCAGATAATAGTGCGATAGTCGGTGCAACGTGGAACTGGGGAGGGATCATACGTGACGTTACCTTGTCTAAAAACAAAGACGTACGCATAGACCATCAGTATGTTCATGCAGAGCCAAACCTAGCTACAGGCGAAGCTGACATAAAACTTAGAGTTCGAATAGAAAACAATGCAAGCCACGCTCGTCAAATCAAAGTCGAATCAAGCATAGCTGGGTTAAATATCAACAAACAAGGCACTATTGCCCAATTGACAGGCTCTATTACCGTTGCGGCTAATAGTAAACAGGATATTCATTTAACCGCACACTTAAAGCCTGAGAATGTTGAACTGTGGCACTTTGACAACCCTAAACTTTATCAAATGACAACGCATATTGTCGACTCTGGCCACACTCTGCATTCTAAACAGGATAATTTTGGTATTAGAAAAATAGAGCTAACCGACTCAAAAATGTTACTCAATGGCGAGCCAGTTAGATTAGCTGGTTTTAACCGTGTCAGTGAACATAGGTATTGGGGGTCTAGCGAGCCAGAAGCGTTATTAGCGCAAGATATTGATTTAATGAAAGAAGCGGGAGCTAATTTTATGCGTATCATGCACGGTACTCAGCATAAAACGCTATTTGATTTAGCTGATAAAAAGGGCCTTTTACTATTTGAAGAGATCAATGTTCGAGACCTAGATAATGACGAGTTTAGAGCTAACTACTATCCCGTTGCCAAACTAGAGAAAGAAAAAGGCATAAAACTAAATTTAGCTGAAGAAGAAATATTAACGCTAGACGAGCCCTACGTAAAAGTACGCCCCGAGCACGGCCTAACTATTACAGATAAAAATTACTTTTTAGCTAAGTATTGGCTAAAAGGCATGATAGAGCGTGATATTAATCACCCGAGTATTATTGGTTGGAGCGTAGGCAACGAGCTCAACAATCATTATGAATACGGAAAAGCTGCAATAGAGTATGTTAAAATAGAATTAGATCCCTATCGCCTACTAACTTTAGTTAGCAACTCGGGACAAAAACCTGAATACACCCCAGAGACGGATCCCAATACCTTTGTCGACATGATCATGCACAATATGTATCGCTGGCAGGGTAAACCACAAGATATTTTAGACACATTGCGTAAAAAGTGGCCAAACAAACCTGTGTTTATCTCTGAATTTGGTTTTGATCCTTTCCCATCGACAGCGCTCGATTCAGACAAAGCCATATTCTCTGAATGGACTAATCACTTCAGATACAAAAATGAATTCGTCATTGGTACCGCCATGTGGACCTTTAATGATTATCGCAGTGCGTATGCCGGCACGACAGCGGAAGAGAATCGCGTTTGGGGAGTTATTACATCATGGCGAGAAAAACGTCGCCTGTACCCACGCATTAAACGTGAATATGCGCCAGTTAAAGATATTGAACTAACAAATATCGATTTTACCAATAATAGTGCGAATGTACGCTTGCCAATACGAAGCGAGCGTGACTACCCAAGCCATTCAATGACTGGCTACCACCTTAATTATCAATTCCATGATTTACAGGGACAGGTTGTTTATCAAAATAAACTGCCCTTACCTACTCTCAAGCCAACCGATAAAGAGTGGCAAGGTGTGATCACATGGCAACCGTTACCGACCAATATTTTGGATATTAGCTTAAGTTTAGTTACGCCAACTCAACATTCGCGCTTAGATAAAACACTATCATTCAACCCAGCTATTAGCCCAAGTATTAAGTCGGCTATTGCAGGTAAAAACGCCATTCGAGTGTTGTTTGACCCCGTGCCTAACGCGACAGAGTATTTCGTACAGTATCGAGAAAAAGGCGCAACCAAGGTTACACCTAGCAAGACTGAAAAAACAATTAGTCATTACATTGATATTGAAGGATTAAAAGACAATAGCCAATATGAGCTGCAACTTTACGCCATTAACGATAAAGGCCCAAGCCAACCCTCTAAAACCTTCGAGATCACTACCGCGCAATCGTGGTTACCACCCATTATATGGGATGCCTTTATCGCTGATAATAAACTGGTGATCGGTTATTCCAGTGATTTTGAAGATGGTATTTACAGCGTTCGCTACGGTAGCGATAAACATAATTTAGATAAGCGTTTCAAATCCAATGTTAGAGGCATGATGACGATAGCGTTAAACAATGAAAAAACACTATTTTTTCAAATAAAACGTCAATATCAAGGTAAAACCAGTCAATGGTCACAGATTGTCAAAGCGCAATTAAGATAA